Proteins encoded together in one Bradyrhizobium sp. PSBB068 window:
- a CDS encoding DUF2267 domain-containing protein: protein MDELVGQLAAKAGIDGAVAEKTIGIVLGFLRNEGPSDKVQVLIDQIPGAEAAIAASNNSGGLSRLMGGGLMAVGTRLMALGLSMSEIQNVARELFRFGRDKIGADQMGEIISGTPGLSQFA, encoded by the coding sequence ATGGACGAACTGGTTGGACAGCTGGCCGCGAAGGCCGGCATCGACGGCGCTGTCGCTGAAAAAACCATCGGCATCGTTCTGGGTTTCCTCCGTAACGAGGGACCTTCCGACAAAGTCCAGGTTCTGATCGACCAAATCCCCGGCGCCGAAGCGGCAATCGCCGCATCCAACAACAGCGGTGGTCTATCGCGGTTGATGGGCGGCGGGTTGATGGCTGTCGGCACCCGGCTGATGGCGCTTGGCCTGAGCATGAGTGAAATTCAGAACGTCGCGCGTGAACTTTTCAGGTTCGGTCGCGACAAAATCGGAGCGGATCAAATGGGCGAGATCATCTCGGGGACGCCGGGCCTCAGCCAGTTTGCCTGA
- a CDS encoding DUF853 family protein, with product MATSDNKLADTDEKIFIGKGEETAWLTLALANRHGLVTGATGTGKTVSLQVMAEGFARAGVPVFAADIKGDLSGISEVGEAKDFILKRAKEMGLTFQPDQFSTVFWDVFGEQGHPVRATITEMGPLLLSRMLDLNDVQEGVLNVAFRVADENGLALIDMKDLRALLDAIAPDGSKKGADEGEDPLASIRKAAQSYGNVSKATVGTIQRQLLVLENQGGAKFFGEPALTLKDFMRTDRDGRGMVNILVADKLMQSPRLYATFLLWMLSELFEELPEAGDLPKPKLVFFFDEAHLLFNDAPKALMDKIEQVVRLIRSKGVGVYFVTQNPIDVPDKVLAQLGNRVQHALRAFTPRDQKAVAAAAQTFRPNPKLDTARVIMELAKGEALVSFLEGGGTPSMVERVMVRPPSARIGPITPEERKAIMDASPVKGKYDTAIDAESAYEIIQKRLSGAAAPAAGGGGGILGQIGAIAATIFGTKRGRLSTGQVIARNVTRSVTDKVVGGVVADLGKSVGGSVGGSIGRALVRGALGGILRR from the coding sequence ATGGCGACCTCCGACAACAAGTTGGCCGATACGGACGAGAAAATTTTTATCGGCAAGGGCGAGGAGACAGCCTGGCTGACGCTGGCGCTGGCCAACCGGCATGGCCTCGTTACCGGCGCGACCGGAACCGGCAAGACGGTCTCGTTGCAAGTGATGGCCGAGGGATTTGCGCGCGCCGGCGTTCCGGTTTTCGCAGCCGACATCAAGGGCGATCTCTCCGGTATCTCGGAAGTCGGCGAGGCCAAGGACTTTATCCTGAAGCGCGCCAAGGAGATGGGGCTGACCTTCCAGCCAGATCAGTTCTCGACCGTGTTCTGGGACGTGTTCGGCGAGCAGGGCCATCCGGTGCGCGCCACCATCACCGAGATGGGGCCGCTGTTGCTGTCGCGGATGCTCGATCTGAACGACGTGCAGGAGGGCGTGCTCAATGTTGCCTTCCGTGTCGCCGACGAGAATGGCCTCGCGCTGATCGACATGAAGGATCTGCGCGCGCTGCTGGATGCGATCGCGCCCGACGGCAGCAAGAAGGGAGCCGATGAGGGCGAAGATCCGCTGGCGTCGATCCGCAAGGCCGCGCAGAGCTATGGCAACGTGTCCAAGGCCACCGTTGGAACGATCCAGCGCCAGCTGCTGGTGCTCGAGAACCAGGGCGGCGCGAAATTCTTCGGCGAGCCGGCGCTGACGCTGAAGGATTTCATGCGGACCGACCGCGACGGCCGCGGCATGGTTAACATCCTCGTCGCCGACAAGCTGATGCAGAGCCCGCGGCTTTACGCCACGTTCCTGCTCTGGATGCTCTCGGAATTGTTCGAGGAATTGCCGGAGGCCGGCGACCTGCCGAAGCCGAAGCTGGTGTTCTTCTTCGACGAGGCGCACCTTTTGTTCAACGACGCGCCGAAGGCGTTGATGGACAAGATCGAGCAGGTGGTGCGGCTGATCCGCTCCAAGGGCGTCGGCGTCTACTTCGTCACGCAGAATCCGATCGACGTGCCGGACAAGGTGCTGGCGCAGCTCGGCAACCGCGTGCAGCATGCGCTGCGCGCCTTCACGCCGCGCGACCAGAAGGCGGTCGCCGCCGCCGCGCAGACCTTCCGGCCCAATCCGAAGCTCGACACCGCGCGGGTGATCATGGAGCTCGCCAAGGGCGAGGCCCTGGTGTCGTTCCTCGAGGGTGGCGGCACGCCGTCGATGGTCGAGCGGGTCATGGTGCGGCCCCCGTCAGCGCGGATCGGGCCGATCACGCCGGAAGAGCGCAAGGCCATCATGGATGCGAGCCCGGTGAAGGGCAAATACGACACCGCGATCGACGCTGAATCCGCCTACGAGATCATCCAGAAGCGTTTGTCAGGCGCTGCGGCGCCGGCCGCTGGTGGCGGTGGCGGCATCCTCGGCCAGATCGGCGCGATCGCCGCCACGATCTTCGGCACCAAGCGTGGCCGGCTCTCGACCGGACAGGTGATCGCGCGCAACGTCACGCGCTCGGTGACCGACAAGGTGGTCGGCGGCGTGGTCGCAGATCTCGGCAAGTCGGTCGGCGGTTCGGTCGGCGGCTCGATCGGTCGCGCATTGGTGCGCGGCGCGCTCGGCGGAATCCTGCGCAGGTAG
- a CDS encoding M20/M25/M40 family metallo-hydrolase: MSNAKLQPVLDRIDADFDNSLERLFTLLRIKSISADPAFAKDCRAAADHLAKDIATLGFKTEVRPTAGHPAVVGKLNGSTDGRPHVLFYGHYDVQPVDPLNLWHRPPFEPVVTDHADGRKIIVARGAEDDKGQLMTFVEACRAWKNVTGSLPVDITIVIEGEEEIGSKNFVPFLEANKAELKADFALVCDTGMWDPNTPAITTSLRGLVYDEVKIKAANRDLHSGVFGGGAQNPIRVLTRILGGLHDDNGHITIPGFYDGVKDLPPDILAQWKQLNLTPESFLKPIGLSVPAGEKDRLLIEQVSSRPTCDINGIVGGYTGEGSKTVIAAEASAKVSFRLVEGQDPEKIRKAFRDYVTARLPADCKAEFIDHSGAPAIALDWNMKPLAAARRALTDEWGKEALLIGSGASIPIVADFKRTLGLDSVLIGFGLDDDNIHSPNEKYDLKSYHKGIRSWARILAAFADAK; encoded by the coding sequence ATGTCCAACGCCAAGCTGCAGCCCGTCCTCGACCGCATCGATGCCGATTTCGACAACAGTCTCGAGCGGCTGTTCACGCTGCTGCGGATCAAATCGATCTCGGCCGACCCGGCCTTCGCCAAAGACTGCAGGGCGGCTGCCGATCATCTCGCCAAGGATATCGCAACCCTCGGCTTCAAGACCGAGGTGCGGCCGACCGCCGGCCATCCGGCCGTGGTCGGCAAGCTGAACGGCTCGACCGACGGGCGTCCGCACGTGCTGTTCTACGGCCACTATGACGTGCAGCCGGTCGATCCCTTGAATCTCTGGCACCGTCCGCCGTTCGAGCCCGTGGTGACCGACCATGCCGACGGGCGCAAGATCATCGTCGCGCGCGGAGCCGAGGACGACAAGGGTCAGCTGATGACCTTCGTCGAGGCCTGCCGCGCCTGGAAGAATGTCACGGGATCGCTGCCGGTCGACATCACCATCGTCATCGAGGGCGAGGAGGAAATCGGTTCGAAGAATTTCGTGCCGTTCCTCGAGGCGAACAAGGCCGAGCTCAAGGCCGACTTCGCGCTGGTCTGCGACACCGGCATGTGGGACCCCAACACGCCGGCGATCACCACCTCGCTGCGCGGCCTGGTCTATGACGAGGTCAAGATCAAGGCCGCCAATCGCGACCTGCATTCCGGCGTGTTCGGCGGCGGCGCGCAGAACCCGATCCGCGTGCTGACGCGGATCCTCGGCGGCCTGCATGACGACAACGGCCACATCACCATCCCCGGCTTCTATGACGGCGTGAAGGATCTGCCGCCGGATATCCTGGCGCAGTGGAAGCAGCTCAATCTGACGCCGGAAAGTTTCCTCAAGCCGATCGGCCTCTCGGTGCCCGCAGGCGAAAAGGATCGGCTCCTGATCGAGCAGGTCTCCTCGCGGCCGACCTGCGACATCAACGGCATCGTCGGCGGCTATACCGGCGAGGGCTCGAAGACGGTGATCGCGGCCGAGGCGTCGGCGAAGGTCTCGTTCCGCCTCGTCGAGGGACAGGATCCCGAGAAGATCCGCAAGGCGTTCCGGGATTACGTGACGGCGCGCCTGCCCGCCGACTGCAAGGCCGAGTTCATCGATCATTCCGGTGCGCCGGCGATCGCGCTCGACTGGAACATGAAGCCGCTGGCGGCCGCCCGCCGCGCGCTGACCGATGAGTGGGGCAAGGAGGCGCTGCTGATCGGCTCCGGCGCGTCGATCCCGATCGTCGCCGACTTCAAGCGCACGCTCGGCCTCGACAGCGTGCTGATCGGCTTCGGCCTCGACGACGACAACATCCATTCGCCGAACGAGAAGTACGATCTCAAGAGCTACCACAAGGGGATCCGCTCGTGGGCGCGGATCCTGGCGGCCTTCGCCGACGCCAAATAG
- a CDS encoding class II aldolase/adducin family protein: MSPAEARLKEVPSNMSAAEWEQRINLAACYRLVALYGWDDLVDTHISARVPGPEHHFLINPYGLMFDEITASSLVKVDLDGNQLSQSDYSINPAGFTIHSAIHEVREDAGCVLHLHTIDGTAVSSGPEGLLPLNQTAQLVTHDLAYHDYEGIALDHDERPRLQRDLGTKNHMLLRNHGTLTVGRSVASAFERMYHLERACSMQVATRTLGPIAYPVDQLAIDKNTELLSNPDRAELRSTQLVWPPLLRKLDRVNPGYRD, encoded by the coding sequence ATGTCGCCAGCGGAAGCGCGTCTCAAGGAAGTGCCATCGAACATGAGTGCGGCGGAATGGGAGCAGCGGATCAATCTCGCCGCCTGCTACCGGCTGGTGGCGCTCTATGGCTGGGACGATCTGGTCGATACCCATATCTCGGCCCGCGTGCCCGGCCCCGAGCATCACTTCCTGATCAACCCTTACGGGCTGATGTTCGACGAGATCACCGCCTCGAGCCTCGTCAAGGTCGACCTCGACGGCAACCAGCTCTCGCAGAGCGACTACAGCATCAACCCGGCCGGCTTCACCATCCATTCGGCGATCCATGAGGTGCGCGAGGACGCCGGCTGCGTGCTTCATCTGCACACGATCGACGGCACCGCGGTGTCGAGCGGCCCCGAGGGGCTGCTGCCGCTGAACCAGACCGCGCAGCTCGTCACCCACGATCTCGCCTATCACGACTATGAAGGCATCGCGCTCGACCATGACGAGCGCCCGCGCCTGCAGCGCGATCTCGGCACCAAGAACCACATGCTGCTGCGCAATCACGGCACGCTGACGGTCGGCCGCTCCGTCGCCTCCGCCTTCGAGCGGATGTACCATCTGGAGCGCGCCTGCTCGATGCAGGTCGCGACCCGCACGCTCGGACCGATCGCCTATCCGGTCGACCAGCTCGCGATCGACAAGAACACCGAGCTGCTCTCCAATCCGGACCGTGCCGAGCTGCGCTCGACCCAGCTGGTCTGGCCGCCGCTGCTGCGCAAGCTCGACCGGGTCAATCCCGGCTACCGTGATTGA
- a CDS encoding glycosyltransferase family 39 protein, with protein MSSITTSAIEAPARRSVEKTCDDLAFLVLGVVAVVAGLTFRDYGLGWDDYTHAEYADLLLRMYGSGFKDTGALSFANLYMYGGGFDMAAALLHKVVPLELFETRRLLGAVVGVIGLAVTWRLARRVGGPLAGLAALLLLALCPTFYGHMFMNPKDAPFAVAMVVLILGLVRLIEEYPAPSPRTILIVGLGAGLAIGCRVLGGLALIYAVIGFIPLWIEEVRKQGAREATHRFAHVVYVLLPGLALGYLVMGLIWPWSIMEPGHPLEAVTYFSHFFEKPWKEMFDGALVSVPDMPWSYLPTLFALQLPEVLLALLTAAVVATFMSLSRNDVTAKRKTIMLMLTLAATLPLVIAMVKRPALYNGIRHFIFVIPPMAVLAGVAFARGMDWLGENRRAWQPAALAVFAFGLLLPLSEMIRLHPYQYTHFNHIAGTVRTADNLFMLDYWGLALKQASDGLREQLAERQEVPPQHRKWKVAVCGPQRPAQVALGPDFTIGWDSNAADFAMTLGEFYCKGLAAPVMVEIKRDDVVFARVYDIRGRSISSLLAIPAP; from the coding sequence ATGTCATCGATTACGACGTCCGCCATCGAGGCGCCTGCGCGGCGCTCCGTGGAGAAGACCTGCGACGATCTCGCATTCCTCGTCCTCGGCGTGGTCGCCGTGGTCGCAGGGCTCACTTTCCGCGATTATGGGCTGGGCTGGGACGATTACACCCACGCTGAATATGCCGACCTCCTGCTGCGGATGTACGGGTCCGGGTTCAAGGACACCGGCGCGCTGTCGTTCGCCAATCTCTATATGTACGGCGGCGGCTTCGATATGGCTGCCGCCCTGCTGCACAAGGTCGTTCCGCTCGAATTGTTCGAGACCCGCCGCCTGCTCGGCGCGGTTGTCGGCGTTATCGGGCTCGCCGTAACCTGGCGCCTGGCACGCCGTGTCGGCGGCCCGCTGGCGGGGCTGGCGGCGCTGCTGCTGCTGGCGCTGTGCCCGACCTTCTACGGCCACATGTTCATGAACCCGAAGGATGCACCGTTCGCCGTGGCGATGGTGGTGCTGATCCTCGGCCTCGTGCGCCTGATCGAGGAATATCCGGCCCCCTCGCCGCGCACGATCCTGATCGTGGGCCTGGGTGCCGGCTTGGCGATCGGCTGCCGCGTGCTTGGCGGCCTCGCTTTGATCTACGCCGTGATCGGCTTCATCCCGCTCTGGATCGAGGAAGTCCGCAAGCAGGGTGCGCGCGAGGCGACCCACCGCTTTGCCCACGTCGTCTATGTGCTGCTGCCAGGGCTCGCTCTCGGCTATCTCGTGATGGGCCTGATCTGGCCGTGGTCGATCATGGAGCCCGGGCATCCGCTGGAAGCGGTGACCTATTTCTCGCACTTCTTCGAAAAGCCGTGGAAGGAGATGTTCGACGGCGCGCTGGTGTCGGTGCCGGACATGCCGTGGTCCTATCTGCCCACGCTGTTCGCGCTGCAGCTTCCCGAAGTGCTGCTGGCGCTGCTCACCGCGGCCGTGGTCGCCACCTTCATGTCGCTGTCGCGCAACGATGTGACCGCGAAGCGCAAGACGATCATGCTGATGCTGACGCTGGCGGCGACCCTGCCGCTGGTGATCGCGATGGTGAAGCGGCCGGCGCTCTACAACGGAATCCGCCACTTCATCTTCGTGATCCCGCCGATGGCGGTGCTCGCCGGCGTCGCATTCGCCCGCGGCATGGACTGGCTCGGCGAGAACCGCCGCGCCTGGCAGCCGGCGGCGCTCGCGGTGTTCGCGTTCGGCCTGCTGCTGCCGCTCAGCGAGATGATCCGTTTGCATCCGTACCAGTACACCCACTTCAACCACATCGCCGGCACGGTGCGGACCGCCGACAATCTCTTCATGCTGGACTATTGGGGCCTGGCGCTGAAGCAGGCCTCCGACGGCTTGCGCGAGCAGCTGGCGGAGCGGCAGGAAGTGCCGCCGCAGCATCGCAAGTGGAAGGTCGCGGTCTGCGGACCGCAGCGTCCCGCGCAGGTCGCGCTCGGCCCCGACTTCACGATCGGCTGGGACAGCAATGCGGCCGACTTCGCGATGACGCTCGGCGAGTTCTACTGCAAGGGCCTTGCCGCACCCGTGATGGTGGAGATCAAGCGCGACGACGTCGTGTTCGCCCGCGTCTACGACATCCGCGGCCGCAGCATTTCGAGCCTGCTGGCGATCCCGGCGCCGTAG
- a CDS encoding DUF308 domain-containing protein, with protein MKVGLLVVGAGLVVAGLAAVGLGIPYKEFSVGGTLITTGVTGVCTGAIVLALAAVVGELQVIAARLESGAAAAGVDVPSPATSPRNAPDDTVFPPPRQAKVAAPPPVPSATPTAAAPPPWHDEIPARGAPAEVAPPVPGAAAADGGAPPKRRNLLFSSSRKERERTEARAAEPLTPDLLSPELRPGPATAADPAPATFDDAWPKADRPRPVDVAPRRGPRAPSTFGEAQSAAVAPSSGHPPPPQEQPPVTVLKSGVVDGMAYSLYSDGSIEAQMPEGMMRFASIDELRSHLEQRP; from the coding sequence ATGAAGGTTGGTCTGTTGGTCGTCGGCGCGGGCCTGGTTGTGGCGGGCTTGGCGGCGGTCGGCTTGGGAATCCCCTACAAGGAATTCAGCGTCGGCGGCACATTGATCACGACAGGCGTGACCGGCGTGTGCACGGGTGCGATCGTGCTGGCGCTTGCCGCGGTGGTTGGGGAACTCCAGGTCATCGCCGCGCGGCTCGAATCCGGTGCCGCGGCTGCCGGGGTCGACGTCCCGTCGCCTGCAACTTCCCCGCGTAATGCCCCCGACGATACGGTGTTCCCTCCGCCGCGGCAAGCGAAGGTCGCTGCACCCCCGCCGGTCCCGTCAGCTACGCCGACGGCCGCGGCGCCGCCGCCCTGGCACGATGAAATCCCTGCACGCGGCGCGCCAGCTGAGGTCGCACCGCCCGTGCCGGGTGCAGCGGCCGCGGACGGCGGCGCGCCGCCGAAGCGGCGCAATCTGTTGTTCTCTTCCTCGCGGAAGGAGCGTGAACGGACCGAGGCACGGGCTGCCGAGCCGCTGACGCCGGATCTGCTGTCGCCGGAGCTGCGTCCAGGTCCTGCCACGGCGGCCGATCCCGCACCGGCAACGTTCGACGATGCGTGGCCGAAGGCGGATCGGCCGAGGCCGGTCGATGTCGCCCCGCGGCGTGGCCCACGGGCGCCATCGACCTTCGGCGAGGCGCAGTCGGCGGCCGTGGCGCCGTCGTCCGGTCATCCGCCGCCGCCGCAGGAACAGCCCCCGGTGACGGTACTCAAATCGGGCGTCGTCGACGGCATGGCCTATTCGCTCTATTCGGACGGATCCATCGAAGCGCAGATGCCGGAGGGCATGATGCGGTTTGCCTCGATCGACGAGCTTCGCTCGCATCTGGAGCAAAGGCCGTAA